A single Cnuibacter physcomitrellae DNA region contains:
- a CDS encoding FHA domain-containing protein FhaB/FipA, producing the protein MSELTLLILQLAFLALLWIFVFVIVYAMRSDLFGARVRRMKEAPAAAAPAPTPVTTPPSGAPAPKVPTFVPAPGTELSGPPRATTSNAGRLVITSGPKSGAEIPLGTEPLTIGRSSDSSVVIRDDYTSTHHARLMVWGEEWVVQDLDSTNGTFLDGQRVTSPLHVTLNTPIRIGATTFELRR; encoded by the coding sequence ATGAGTGAGCTCACCCTGCTGATCCTCCAGCTCGCCTTCCTGGCGCTGCTGTGGATCTTCGTCTTCGTGATCGTGTACGCGATGCGCTCCGACCTGTTCGGCGCGCGGGTCCGCCGCATGAAGGAGGCGCCCGCCGCGGCCGCGCCTGCCCCGACACCGGTGACCACGCCGCCCTCCGGCGCCCCCGCTCCCAAGGTGCCGACCTTCGTCCCCGCACCCGGCACCGAGCTGAGCGGACCGCCGCGGGCGACGACCAGCAACGCCGGCCGCCTGGTCATCACCTCCGGCCCGAAGTCGGGCGCCGAGATCCCTCTCGGCACCGAGCCGCTCACGATCGGCCGCTCCTCCGACTCCAGCGTCGTCATCCGAGACGACTACACCTCCACGCACCACGCCCGCCTGATGGTGTGGGGCGAGGAGTGGGTGGTCCAGGACCTCGACTCCACCAACGGGACGTTCCTCGACGGGCAGCGCGTCACCTCCCCTCTGCACGTGACGCTCAACACGCCGATCCGCATCGGCGCCACCACGTTCGAGCTGCGGCGGTAG
- a CDS encoding FhaA domain-containing protein, which produces MGILDSFERGLERAVNGAFAKTFRSGLQPVEISSALKRELDTRAAVVARDRILVPNSFRVLLSPADHERMTALGSALITELDGIVKQHAAQQGFQFAGPVVIDLVSDESISKGMIEVESSNLADDVRWVPVVDIAGKRHPLRSRTVIGRGSDADITIDDTGTSRKHVEIVWDGSHAQARDLGSTNGSQLNGRPFQKATLEPDSVITIGRTAITFRVVPQTSATSTSGSGRAGAGRTPGAPPQRPAAAPKQSGGQRAAHDPGGFWG; this is translated from the coding sequence GTGGGAATCCTGGACAGTTTCGAGCGAGGTCTCGAGCGTGCCGTCAACGGCGCGTTCGCGAAGACCTTCCGTTCGGGGCTCCAGCCGGTGGAGATCTCGTCCGCTCTCAAGCGCGAGCTCGACACCAGGGCCGCCGTCGTGGCCCGCGACCGCATCCTCGTGCCCAACTCCTTCCGCGTGCTCCTCTCGCCCGCCGACCACGAGCGGATGACCGCGCTGGGCTCGGCGCTGATCACCGAGCTCGACGGCATCGTGAAGCAGCACGCCGCGCAGCAGGGCTTCCAGTTCGCCGGCCCGGTCGTCATCGACCTCGTCAGCGACGAGTCGATCAGCAAGGGGATGATCGAGGTGGAGTCGTCGAACCTCGCCGACGACGTGCGCTGGGTCCCGGTGGTCGACATCGCGGGCAAGCGCCATCCGCTCCGCTCCCGCACCGTGATCGGCCGAGGCAGCGACGCCGACATCACGATCGACGACACCGGCACCAGCCGCAAGCACGTCGAGATCGTGTGGGACGGCTCGCACGCCCAGGCGCGCGATCTCGGCTCCACCAACGGCTCGCAGCTGAACGGGCGTCCGTTCCAGAAGGCGACCCTCGAGCCCGACTCGGTCATCACGATCGGCCGTACCGCCATCACCTTCCGGGTGGTCCCGCAGACGAGCGCGACGAGCACGAGCGGATCGGGCCGCGCGGGCGCGGGCCGGACGCCGGGCGCTCCGCCCCAGCGGCCCGCTGCCGCGCCGAAGCAGTCGGGCGGTCAGCGTGCCGCCCACGATCCCGGCGGGTTCTGGGGGTAG
- a CDS encoding CoA-binding protein, with protein MGDQSTVESMDEVAERLMRTSRTIAVVGLSTDPAKSAHTVPARLQQVGYRVIGVHPTATTLLGEPAYRSLEDIPEQVDFVDVFRPSPEAAGIAEQAVRIGARGVWLQLGIASPEARRIAEEGGLDYVEDRCTAVVLAVTGARPPAS; from the coding sequence ATGGGCGACCAGAGCACTGTGGAGAGCATGGACGAGGTGGCTGAGCGCCTCATGCGCACGTCCCGGACCATCGCGGTCGTGGGCCTCAGCACCGATCCGGCGAAGTCGGCGCACACCGTGCCCGCACGTCTCCAGCAGGTGGGATACCGCGTCATCGGCGTGCATCCGACCGCGACGACGCTGCTCGGTGAGCCCGCCTACCGATCGCTCGAGGACATCCCGGAGCAGGTGGACTTCGTCGACGTGTTCCGGCCCTCCCCGGAGGCGGCGGGCATCGCCGAGCAGGCGGTCCGCATCGGCGCTCGCGGAGTCTGGCTGCAGCTCGGGATCGCGTCGCCGGAGGCGCGGCGGATCGCCGAGGAGGGCGGGCTCGACTACGTCGAGGATCGCTGCACGGCCGTCGTGCTCGCCGTGACCGGGGCGCGTCCGCCGGCGTCCTGA